One Phoenix dactylifera cultivar Barhee BC4 chromosome 8, palm_55x_up_171113_PBpolish2nd_filt_p, whole genome shotgun sequence genomic window carries:
- the LOC103711288 gene encoding NDR1/HIN1-like protein 13, whose product MAERAAPLPPPPPPLEAKPAAAPANPSPTPRLTETYVVQVPKEQIYRIPPPENAKLVEQYRNNHNNRHQRRPIIPCLKWTIGIAVVAGILAATIAIIYFLVVRPADPSFSVTRLVLKNIPNPRGGSPPKPEYHFTMSVDNPSLRMGYSYVAGGKAILAHHGVEIAVGKTQAFHQGYQNTTTYQLVLQGSHILLPKQIQSSLKGSKDVIPLSLMIEFSVRKTIGVLEMGNKSMDVTCDIKVSGLTKEARIVSQGCKSKFT is encoded by the coding sequence ATGGCGGAGCGGGCCGCCCCCCTACCACCTCCACCACCTCCGCTCGAGGCCAAGCCCGCTGCCGCCCCCGCCAACCCCAGTCCCACGCCCCGTCTCACCGAAACCTACGTCGTCCAAGTCCCCAAGGAGCAAATCTACCGCATTCCACCCCCAGAGAATGCCAAGCTTGTCGAGCAGTACCGCAACAACCACAACAACCGCCACCAGCGGCGGCCCATCATCCCGTGCCTGAAGTGGACCATCGGCATCGCCGTTGTCGCCGGCATCCTAGCTGCCACCATCGCCATCATCTACTTCTTGGTCGTGCGACCTGCCGACCCCTCCTTCTCCGTCACCCGGCTCGTGCTCAAGAATATTCCAAATCCTCGAGGTGGCTCCCCACCGAAGCCCGAGTACCATTTCACCATGAGCGTCGACAACCCGAGCTTGCGCATGGGGTACTCCTATGTGGCTGGCGGGAAGGCCATCCTCGCCCACCATGGTGTAGAAATTGCGGTCGGAAAGACACAGGCATTCCATCAGGGATACCAGAACACGACCACCTATCAACTAGTCCTCCAGGGATCGCACATTTTGCTACCAAAACAGATCCAAAGCAGTCTAAAAGGGTCGAAGGACGTCATCCCCCTATCCTTGATGATTGAATTCTCAGTGAGGAAGACGATAGGCGTGTTGGAGATGGGGAACAAGAGCATGGATGTAACATGCGACATTAAGGTCAGTGGATTGACCAAGGAGGCCCGGATCGTATCCCAGGGGTGCAAGTCTAAATTCACATAA